The following coding sequences are from one Veillonella rodentium window:
- a CDS encoding S-layer homology domain-containing protein: MKKQFAAVFAATAVLGVTTAFAANPFSDVTPDSWAYQAVSQLAQSGIVNGYPDGTFKGQNNITRYEMAQMVAKAMANQDRANAEQQAMINRLADEFSNELNNLGVRVSRLEDRVGNVKVTGDMRLRYQGSEDKGVYKADSKSLTDGRARVQFNANVNDKTEAVVRVKGNYEFGDSTDGSNGSNAKIDRAYVDHKFGSNVSAKAGRFNQVIGGGLMYDDTFDGAQLNIGNDKLQLQGAYGYMIDGAADNNSQSDNPSVSYVGLKGKVGQESSLGGFYSRLSSGNLNHNGVTVNSDKQNVYGFNADFRKNKLWAGGEWLKASNVDNSQAWTAGLGYGNYDIAKKGTWDVKGQYFNQKANAPIVSSTWDQAYDLTNTSNGYKGYMASVDYAVQDNVGLSAGYGFNSKDQDGNDLSDFYRAELNYKF; the protein is encoded by the coding sequence ATGAAAAAACAATTCGCAGCAGTATTTGCAGCAACAGCAGTATTGGGTGTAACAACAGCTTTCGCAGCTAACCCATTCTCCGATGTAACTCCTGATAGTTGGGCATACCAGGCAGTATCTCAATTAGCACAATCCGGTATCGTTAACGGTTATCCGGACGGCACTTTCAAAGGCCAAAACAATATTACACGTTACGAAATGGCACAAATGGTAGCTAAAGCAATGGCTAACCAGGATCGTGCAAATGCGGAGCAACAAGCTATGATTAACCGCTTGGCTGATGAGTTCTCCAACGAATTGAACAACTTGGGCGTTCGCGTATCCCGTTTGGAGGACCGCGTAGGTAATGTAAAAGTAACAGGCGATATGCGTCTTCGTTATCAAGGTTCGGAAGACAAGGGCGTTTACAAAGCTGACAGCAAGTCCTTAACTGACGGCCGTGCACGTGTGCAGTTCAACGCCAATGTAAATGATAAGACGGAAGCGGTAGTTCGTGTGAAAGGTAATTACGAATTCGGGGACTCCACTGACGGATCTAACGGCTCCAACGCTAAAATCGACCGCGCTTATGTAGATCACAAATTCGGCAGCAACGTATCCGCAAAGGCCGGTCGTTTTAACCAAGTTATCGGTGGCGGTTTGATGTACGATGATACATTCGACGGTGCTCAATTGAATATCGGTAATGATAAACTTCAATTGCAGGGTGCCTACGGTTATATGATTGACGGTGCTGCCGACAATAACTCGCAATCCGATAATCCTTCCGTATCTTATGTGGGCTTAAAAGGTAAAGTCGGACAGGAATCCTCCCTCGGCGGTTTCTACTCCAGATTATCCAGCGGCAACTTGAACCACAACGGTGTAACAGTTAACTCCGATAAACAAAATGTTTACGGTTTCAATGCTGACTTCCGTAAGAATAAATTATGGGCCGGCGGCGAATGGTTGAAAGCTTCCAACGTAGATAACTCTCAAGCTTGGACAGCAGGTCTTGGCTACGGTAACTACGACATCGCTAAGAAAGGTACATGGGATGTGAAAGGTCAATACTTCAACCAAAAAGCTAATGCACCTATCGTAAGCTCCACATGGGATCAAGCATATGACTTGACTAATACATCTAACGGTTACAAAGGCTACATGGCTTCCGTAGATTATGCGGTACAAGATAATGTAGGTTTGAGCGCCGGCTACGGTTTCAACTCTAAAGACCAAGACGGTAACGACTTATCCGACTTCTACCGTGCAGAATTGAATTACAAATTCTAA